A single region of the Microbulbifer sp. MKSA007 genome encodes:
- a CDS encoding acyl-CoA thioesterase II, which translates to MLEKLGKLLDVEELDRNLFRSRHHVENYRKVLFGGQVLGQALMAATRTVEHRLPHSLHAYFLRPGSSELPVIYEVDPIRDGGSFTTRRVVAKQRGRAIFNMSASFQIREPGFDHQADLPCVEIPSPESLKNTQELALEAGLVSPQYDQRRYMIDFRPVDPQSYFGAETREAKCMFWLRAEGEMSDDPMEHRAALCYASDMGLLGTSLQPHDISLFDPQLMPASVDHAMWFHRDFRLDQWLLYVTDSPSATGARGFTRGQIFTRDGTLVASTCQEGLIRQIKN; encoded by the coding sequence ATGTTGGAAAAATTAGGTAAGTTATTGGATGTTGAAGAGCTGGATCGAAATCTCTTCCGCAGTCGTCATCACGTTGAAAATTATCGTAAAGTGCTTTTTGGCGGGCAAGTTCTGGGCCAGGCACTGATGGCAGCAACTCGTACCGTTGAGCATCGCCTACCCCACTCCCTGCACGCCTACTTCCTCCGCCCTGGCTCTAGTGAGCTGCCGGTGATCTACGAAGTAGACCCAATCCGCGATGGAGGTAGCTTTACCACTCGTCGCGTAGTCGCCAAGCAGCGCGGGCGCGCGATCTTCAATATGTCCGCCTCCTTCCAAATTCGGGAACCCGGATTTGACCACCAGGCCGACCTGCCTTGTGTCGAGATTCCCTCTCCTGAGAGCCTGAAAAACACCCAGGAGCTGGCCCTGGAAGCTGGATTGGTTAGCCCGCAGTACGATCAGCGGCGCTATATGATCGATTTTCGTCCGGTAGACCCGCAAAGCTACTTTGGCGCTGAAACCCGCGAAGCCAAATGCATGTTCTGGCTGCGGGCAGAGGGCGAGATGTCGGACGACCCGATGGAGCACCGAGCAGCACTTTGCTATGCATCCGATATGGGACTCCTGGGTACCTCCCTACAGCCGCACGACATATCCTTATTCGATCCCCAATTGATGCCCGCGAGCGTTGACCACGCGATGTGGTTCCACCGCGATTTCCGCCTGGATCAATGGCTTCTCTATGTAACGGATAGCCCTTCGGCAACCGGTGCCAGAGGCTTTACCCGCGGCCAGATTTTCACCCGCGACGGAACGCTGGTAGCGTCTACCTGCCAAGAGGGACTGATTCGACAAATAAAAAATTAA
- a CDS encoding S8 family serine peptidase yields MTESRQEKAAGEPSVEVAEKVELLISPRRSLMAKSMGVQPLSSGSMHHVISTIARQAGCEVLREIRPGRKLKTLSSADEATNIYKVRMDVDAAAALYQTTPPNVAVELDSLLSYGQASYSPTFSAVFAQQPGLLREYHVQAQQVHFRVIGAKGEPIRDAQIIVESAGFPQEGVTNNKGEVALSIFAQSGGAQVKSLLIRPAKDFWNKYIRSPSLSLTGVNLVKLQPLSEAIPNFPNDASYGWGQKYMGLDQLPDEYTGKGIKIAIIDSGADNKHPILSHLKNGIDVTNNYDANSWAEDIVGHGTHCAGIITGQPSGSEAIRGFAPEAEIYVFKVFPGGQFSSLIDALSHCIELGVDVVNMSLGSSDSSEAVEQQIEEAVQHGIACIVAAGNNGGAVQYPASSPNAMAVGALGMLNEFPKDSWEAQTVIPSTASADGLFVPRFSAFGQEISVAAPGVGIVSSVPDKGFDVQSGTSMAAPHITGLAALLLAHHPLFKGVLRQKDVSRVTALFQLIRSLAAPMPLGAERVGAGVPKLFGINSAFESAKEQARAAGTHAATAQGPSSATPYSGFTMSPLQGYPPQATPSWQGQFVPGGYYPSEIAAVNPQQPMVSSFPDGFALSAYGMQFVDPRAIRYW; encoded by the coding sequence ATGACTGAATCCCGACAAGAAAAGGCCGCAGGAGAACCTTCGGTCGAGGTTGCAGAGAAAGTCGAGCTACTTATTTCACCCCGCCGCAGCCTGATGGCTAAATCCATGGGCGTGCAGCCATTGAGCTCGGGCTCAATGCACCATGTGATTTCCACTATTGCCAGGCAGGCAGGTTGTGAGGTGCTTCGTGAAATACGCCCCGGCAGAAAACTAAAAACGCTGTCTTCCGCCGATGAGGCCACCAATATTTACAAAGTCCGTATGGATGTGGATGCTGCTGCGGCACTTTACCAGACCACACCACCAAACGTCGCCGTTGAACTGGACTCACTTCTCTCTTACGGGCAAGCGAGCTATTCACCGACCTTTTCCGCAGTTTTTGCACAGCAACCCGGACTATTGCGCGAATACCACGTCCAGGCACAGCAGGTGCACTTCCGCGTTATCGGTGCAAAAGGTGAGCCCATACGCGACGCGCAAATAATTGTTGAAAGTGCGGGCTTTCCTCAAGAAGGGGTCACCAACAATAAAGGGGAAGTCGCGCTCAGTATTTTTGCGCAAAGCGGCGGCGCTCAAGTGAAATCACTTCTGATCCGCCCCGCCAAAGATTTCTGGAACAAATATATTCGCAGCCCCTCCCTATCACTCACCGGTGTAAACCTGGTGAAACTCCAACCCCTAAGCGAAGCCATACCCAACTTCCCCAATGATGCTTCCTATGGCTGGGGGCAAAAGTACATGGGCCTGGACCAGCTACCCGATGAATACACGGGCAAAGGTATCAAAATCGCAATCATCGATTCCGGTGCGGATAATAAGCACCCGATACTGAGCCATTTAAAGAATGGTATCGATGTCACCAATAATTACGATGCCAATAGCTGGGCAGAAGATATCGTCGGCCATGGAACCCACTGTGCAGGAATTATTACAGGCCAACCCTCTGGCTCCGAGGCAATACGCGGTTTTGCTCCTGAAGCCGAAATCTATGTATTCAAAGTTTTCCCCGGCGGGCAATTTAGCAGCTTGATTGATGCCCTCTCGCATTGTATAGAACTCGGCGTTGACGTAGTGAATATGAGCCTGGGCAGCTCTGATTCGTCAGAAGCTGTTGAGCAACAGATCGAGGAAGCGGTCCAACATGGTATCGCCTGTATAGTTGCCGCAGGCAACAATGGCGGGGCAGTCCAGTATCCAGCCAGTTCTCCAAATGCTATGGCTGTCGGCGCTCTGGGAATGCTCAATGAATTCCCCAAAGATTCCTGGGAAGCGCAAACAGTAATACCCTCAACAGCATCAGCCGACGGTCTATTTGTTCCTAGATTTAGCGCTTTCGGCCAGGAAATTTCTGTTGCCGCACCTGGTGTGGGTATCGTTTCGTCTGTGCCTGACAAAGGCTTCGATGTTCAATCAGGTACATCAATGGCCGCGCCGCATATTACCGGTTTGGCAGCACTACTACTTGCCCACCATCCATTATTTAAAGGTGTGCTCCGGCAGAAAGATGTATCCAGGGTGACCGCCTTATTCCAACTAATCCGATCCTTGGCCGCACCAATGCCCCTCGGGGCAGAGAGAGTTGGCGCAGGTGTTCCCAAGCTTTTCGGTATCAACTCCGCTTTTGAGTCCGCCAAAGAGCAAGCAAGGGCCGCGGGTACTCATGCCGCTACCGCGCAAGGTCCCTCCTCGGCCACTCCATACTCTGGATTTACCATGAGTCCTTTACAGGGCTACCCCCCTCAAGCTACACCCAGTTGGCAGGGGCAGTTTGTGCCGGGAGGCTATTACCCTTCCGAAATAGCAGCGGTTAACCCCCAGCAACCAATGGTAAGTAGTTTTCCAGATGGATTTGCCCTGAGCGCCTACGGTATGCAGTTCGTTGATCCCCGTGCAATCAGATATTGGTAG